A section of the Rhizobium sp. Pop5 genome encodes:
- a CDS encoding DUF1134 domain-containing protein has protein sequence MRLRLPRRFIGFCRLFSALVFSSLIVAAPAAAQSNGNGQYTMQEIIDAGHSFFGSASGGLAKVVESAFQKYGLPNGYILGQEGGGAFIAGLTYGEGQLNTKNAGEHPLYWQGPSLGIDYGGQGSRVMMLVYDLPSINGIYARFGGVSGSAYVIAGFGMTLLKNNDVLVVPIRTGVGARLGINVGYLKITSTPTWNPF, from the coding sequence ATGCGCCTTCGACTTCCGCGCCGCTTCATCGGCTTCTGCAGGCTGTTTTCGGCCCTCGTCTTCTCCTCGCTCATTGTTGCCGCACCGGCTGCCGCCCAGAGCAACGGCAACGGCCAGTACACGATGCAGGAAATCATCGATGCCGGCCACTCCTTCTTCGGCTCCGCCAGTGGCGGATTGGCCAAGGTGGTCGAAAGCGCTTTCCAGAAATACGGCCTACCGAACGGCTATATCCTCGGACAGGAAGGCGGCGGCGCCTTCATCGCCGGCCTCACCTATGGCGAAGGCCAGCTGAACACCAAGAATGCCGGCGAACATCCGCTCTACTGGCAGGGACCTTCGCTCGGCATCGATTACGGCGGCCAGGGCTCGCGCGTGATGATGCTGGTTTACGATCTGCCTTCCATCAACGGCATCTACGCCCGTTTCGGCGGCGTCAGCGGCTCGGCCTATGTCATCGCCGGCTTCGGCATGACGCTGCTCAAGAACAACGACGTACTCGTTGTGCCGATCCGCACCGGCGTCGGCGCCCGTCTCGGCATCAATGTCGGCTATCTCAAGATCACCAGTACGCCGACCTGGAACCCCTTCTGA
- a CDS encoding RNA methyltransferase — MAAAPIAIDSADDPRIAEFRDIKERDLTGRENRFIAEGTVVLRMLAEAHAEGRGFAAEKILLLRNRVEGVRLILERFPSNVPVYVADADVLDGVVGFHLHRGVLAIGRREDRGEAALFDALSERALVLVGCGISNHDNVGSMFRNAAAFRADAVLLDETSCDPLYRKALRVSVGSVLSVAHRRGGKALDVLLALAERGFVIWTLSPHGKTDIRSIRPSPRMALVVGTEGEGLPEALLARFQSACIPQSEELDSLNAATATGIALFSMASAMGRI, encoded by the coding sequence ATGGCTGCCGCTCCGATCGCCATCGACAGTGCCGACGATCCGCGCATCGCGGAATTCCGCGATATAAAAGAGCGCGATCTGACGGGCAGAGAGAACCGCTTCATCGCCGAAGGCACGGTGGTGCTCCGCATGCTTGCCGAGGCGCATGCGGAAGGCCGCGGCTTCGCGGCCGAGAAGATCCTGCTGCTGCGCAACCGCGTCGAGGGCGTGCGGCTTATCCTGGAACGGTTTCCGAGCAATGTTCCGGTCTATGTCGCCGACGCCGACGTGCTCGACGGCGTGGTCGGGTTTCATCTGCATCGCGGCGTTCTCGCCATCGGCCGGCGGGAAGACCGCGGGGAGGCGGCCCTTTTCGATGCGCTGTCGGAACGGGCGCTGGTGCTCGTCGGCTGCGGTATTTCCAATCACGACAATGTCGGCTCGATGTTCCGCAATGCGGCCGCTTTCCGGGCCGATGCCGTGCTCCTCGACGAAACCTCTTGCGATCCGCTTTATCGCAAGGCGCTGCGCGTCTCGGTCGGATCGGTGCTGAGCGTCGCCCATCGCCGTGGCGGCAAGGCCTTGGACGTATTGCTGGCGCTTGCCGAGCGGGGCTTTGTCATCTGGACGCTTTCGCCGCACGGCAAGACCGATATCCGCAGCATCCGGCCCTCGCCGCGGATGGCACTCGTCGTCGGTACCGAAGGGGAGGGCTTGCCCGAGGCGCTGCTTGCGCGCTTCCAGAGCGCCTGCATTCCCCAGTCGGAAGAGCTCGACAGCCTTAACGCGGCGACGGCGACGGGGATCGCGCTGTTTTCCATGGCCTCCGCGATGGGGCGGATCTGA
- a CDS encoding RluA family pseudouridine synthase, with protein sequence MSDPFKQAAGIRKVLTADETAEGRLDAWLTAQVGEEFSRSRIKALIKDGQVSMRGEPVTDPQRKVRAGDSFEITLPEPEDPTPQGENIPLDILHEDEDLIVISKPAGLVVHPGPGNWTGTLVNALIHHCGDTLSGIGGVRRPGIVHRLDKDTTGVMVVAKNDIAHRHLSLQFADHGRTMPLERAYQAVVWGRPRTLTGTVDAPLGRSTGDRTRRAVKRPDSHDADEAITHYEVIERFQEKPDATALASLVECHLETGRTHQIRVHMAHIGHPLLGDTVYGAGFRTKANLLPEDIRKVVNRFGRQALHAFMLQFEHPRTGEVMHFEVPLPDDMVELVEALRG encoded by the coding sequence TTGAGCGACCCCTTTAAACAAGCAGCTGGCATTAGAAAAGTCCTGACCGCCGATGAAACCGCCGAAGGCCGGCTCGATGCCTGGCTGACGGCGCAGGTCGGCGAGGAGTTTTCCCGCAGCCGCATCAAGGCGCTAATCAAGGACGGCCAGGTTTCCATGCGCGGCGAGCCGGTCACCGATCCGCAGCGCAAAGTGCGCGCCGGCGACAGTTTCGAGATCACCCTGCCCGAGCCCGAGGACCCGACGCCGCAGGGCGAGAACATCCCGCTTGATATCCTCCATGAGGACGAAGACCTCATCGTCATATCGAAGCCCGCCGGCCTCGTCGTTCATCCCGGCCCCGGCAACTGGACGGGAACACTGGTCAATGCGCTGATCCACCATTGCGGCGACACGCTCTCCGGCATCGGCGGTGTGCGCCGCCCCGGCATCGTTCATCGTCTCGACAAGGATACGACAGGCGTGATGGTCGTTGCCAAGAACGACATCGCCCATCGCCACCTCTCGCTTCAATTTGCCGACCACGGCCGCACCATGCCGCTGGAGCGTGCCTATCAGGCCGTCGTCTGGGGCCGGCCCCGCACTTTGACGGGCACGGTCGATGCGCCGCTCGGCCGCTCCACCGGCGACCGCACGCGCCGCGCCGTCAAGCGCCCGGACAGCCATGACGCCGACGAGGCGATCACGCATTACGAGGTGATCGAGCGCTTTCAGGAGAAACCCGACGCCACCGCGCTTGCCTCGCTGGTCGAATGTCACCTCGAAACCGGCAGAACCCACCAGATCCGTGTCCACATGGCCCATATCGGTCACCCGCTGCTCGGCGACACAGTCTATGGCGCCGGCTTCAGGACCAAGGCCAATCTCCTGCCCGAAGATATCCGCAAGGTCGTCAACCGTTTCGGCCGTCAGGCGCTGCATGCCTTCATGCTGCAGTTCGAGCATCCCCGCACCGGCGAGGTCATGCATTTCGAGGTGCCGCTGCCTGACGACATGGTGGAACTGGTCGAGGCATTGCGGGGGTAA
- the rpoH gene encoding RNA polymerase sigma factor RpoH produces the protein MARNTLPSITAGEAGLNRYLDEIRKFPMLEPQQEYMLAKRYAEHGDRDAAHKLVTSHLRLVAKIAMGYRGYGLPIGEVVSEGNVGLMQAVKKFDAERGFRLATYAMWWIKASIQEYILRSWSLVKMGTTANQKRLFFNLRRLKGRIQAIDDGDLKPEHVSEIATKLNVSEEEVISMNRRLSGDASLNAPIKAAEGDSGQWQDWLVDDHDSQEDVLIEQDELDTRRRMLAKAMSVLNERERRIFEARRLAEDPVTLEDLSAEFDISRERVRQIEVRAFEKVQDAVRKEALERAKAVRVVEATA, from the coding sequence ATGGCCCGAAATACCTTGCCGTCCATTACCGCCGGCGAAGCCGGTCTCAATCGTTATCTCGACGAAATTCGCAAGTTCCCGATGCTCGAGCCGCAGCAGGAATACATGCTTGCGAAACGTTATGCCGAGCATGGCGACCGCGACGCCGCCCACAAGCTCGTCACCAGCCATCTGCGCCTCGTCGCGAAGATCGCCATGGGTTATCGCGGCTATGGCCTGCCGATCGGTGAAGTCGTCTCCGAGGGCAATGTCGGCCTGATGCAGGCCGTCAAGAAATTCGACGCCGAGCGCGGCTTCCGTCTTGCCACTTACGCCATGTGGTGGATCAAGGCCTCGATCCAGGAATATATCCTGCGTTCGTGGTCGCTGGTGAAGATGGGCACGACCGCCAACCAGAAGCGCCTGTTCTTCAACCTGCGCCGGCTGAAAGGCCGCATTCAGGCGATCGACGACGGTGATCTGAAGCCGGAGCATGTCTCCGAAATCGCCACCAAGCTGAACGTCTCGGAGGAGGAGGTCATTTCGATGAACCGCCGCCTTTCCGGCGACGCCTCGCTGAACGCGCCGATCAAGGCGGCCGAAGGCGACAGCGGACAATGGCAGGATTGGCTGGTGGACGACCACGACAGCCAGGAAGACGTGCTGATCGAGCAGGACGAACTCGACACCCGCCGGCGCATGCTGGCGAAAGCGATGAGCGTGCTGAACGAGCGCGAGCGCCGCATCTTCGAGGCCCGCCGCCTCGCCGAGGATCCGGTGACGCTGGAAGATCTGTCGGCCGAATTCGACATCAGCCGCGAGCGCGTCCGCCAGATTGAGGTCCGCGCCTTCGAAAAGGTCCAGGACGCCGTTCGCAAGGAAGCCCTGGAACGCGCCAAAGCCGTCCGCGTCGTCGAAGCGACGGCCTGA
- a CDS encoding adenylosuccinate synthase: MTNVVVVGSQWGDEGKGKIVDWLSERADIVVRYQGGHNAGHTLVIDGTSYKLSLLPSGVVRPGKMAVIGNGVVVDPHALIAEIGRLEAQGVTVTPDNLRIADNATLILSLHRELDAMREDAASNSGTKIGTTRRGIGPAYEDKVGRRAIRVMDLADLDSLAGKVDRILTHHNALRRGLGVAEVSHQAIMEELTSIADRVLPFRDTVWLLLDKERRKGARILFEGAQGSLLDIDHGTYPFVTSSNTVAGQAAAGSGMGPGSLGYILGITKAYTTRVGEGPFPTELTDEIGQFLGEKGHEFGTVTGRKRRCGWFDAALVRQSVATNGITGIALTKLDVLDGLEELKICVGYMLDGEQIDHLPASQGAQARVEPIYITLEGWKESTVGARSWADLPAQAIKYVRQVEELIGAPVALLSTSPERDDTILVTDPFED; encoded by the coding sequence ATGACGAACGTAGTCGTGGTCGGTTCGCAATGGGGTGACGAAGGCAAGGGCAAGATTGTCGACTGGCTTTCGGAACGTGCGGATATCGTCGTGCGCTATCAGGGCGGACACAACGCCGGCCATACGCTCGTCATCGACGGCACGAGCTATAAGCTCTCGCTGCTGCCGTCCGGCGTCGTGCGTCCCGGCAAGATGGCGGTGATCGGCAATGGCGTGGTCGTCGATCCGCATGCTCTGATCGCCGAGATCGGCCGACTGGAGGCGCAGGGCGTGACGGTTACGCCTGACAATCTGCGTATCGCAGACAATGCGACGCTCATTCTTTCCCTGCACCGTGAACTCGATGCGATGCGCGAGGATGCCGCATCGAACAGCGGCACGAAGATCGGCACCACGCGCCGTGGCATCGGCCCTGCCTATGAAGACAAGGTCGGCCGCCGCGCCATACGGGTCATGGATCTTGCCGATCTCGACAGCCTGGCCGGCAAGGTCGATCGTATTCTAACGCACCACAACGCGCTCCGCCGCGGCCTCGGCGTCGCCGAAGTCAGCCACCAGGCGATCATGGAGGAACTGACCTCGATCGCTGATCGGGTGCTGCCCTTCCGCGATACCGTTTGGCTGCTGCTCGACAAGGAGCGCCGTAAGGGCGCCCGCATCCTCTTCGAGGGTGCGCAGGGCAGCTTGCTCGATATCGATCACGGCACCTATCCTTTCGTGACCTCGTCTAACACGGTGGCCGGTCAGGCTGCCGCCGGTTCGGGCATGGGGCCCGGCTCGCTCGGCTATATCCTCGGCATCACCAAGGCCTATACGACGCGCGTCGGCGAAGGCCCGTTCCCGACCGAGCTCACGGATGAGATCGGTCAGTTCCTCGGCGAAAAAGGCCATGAATTCGGAACTGTAACCGGGCGCAAGCGTCGCTGCGGTTGGTTCGATGCCGCGTTGGTGCGCCAGTCGGTCGCCACGAACGGCATCACCGGCATCGCGCTCACCAAGCTCGATGTGCTCGACGGCCTCGAAGAATTGAAGATCTGCGTCGGCTATATGCTGGACGGCGAACAGATTGATCATCTTCCCGCAAGCCAGGGGGCGCAAGCTAGGGTCGAACCGATCTATATCACGCTGGAGGGATGGAAAGAATCGACCGTGGGCGCCCGCAGCTGGGCGGATCTTCCGGCACAGGCGATCAAGTATGTTCGCCAGGTCGAAGAACTGATCGGGGCGCCTGTCGCGCTCCTTTCCACCAGCCCGGAGCGGGATGACACGATACTTGTGACCGATCCGTTTGAGGACTAA
- a CDS encoding DMT family transporter, translating to MQATAYICLVIATLCWGGNSVAGKLAVGHVSPMMLTFLRWFLAVLLIALISVPQLKKDWPVARKNLPLLLCYGAIGYTLFNAMLYSAVQYTTAINVAIEQAGIPMLIFLLNFFFFRTGISLAQCLGFGMTLVGVALTAAHGDLATLLQLQLNRGDGLMLIAIAAYSLYTIFLRWKPPVDWRTLMAFPAFAAMLTSLPLLLWEIGRGAAQWPDQAGWSITLYTAIFPSLLAQILYIKGVEAIGANRAGLFINLVPVFGTLLSVALIGERLQSFHMIALALTLGGIAIAERGRPKASAPTVPASPVD from the coding sequence TTGCAAGCCACCGCCTATATCTGCCTCGTCATCGCCACCCTTTGCTGGGGCGGCAATTCCGTCGCCGGCAAGCTGGCGGTCGGCCATGTCAGCCCGATGATGCTGACCTTCCTGCGCTGGTTCCTCGCCGTCTTGCTGATCGCCCTGATCTCGGTGCCGCAGCTGAAGAAAGACTGGCCGGTGGCGAGGAAAAACCTGCCGCTGCTCCTCTGCTACGGCGCCATCGGCTACACTCTCTTCAACGCCATGCTCTACTCGGCGGTACAATATACCACGGCGATCAACGTCGCCATCGAGCAGGCCGGCATTCCGATGCTGATCTTCCTGCTGAATTTCTTCTTTTTCCGCACCGGCATCTCGCTGGCGCAATGTCTCGGTTTCGGCATGACGCTGGTGGGCGTGGCGCTGACGGCGGCCCACGGCGACCTCGCCACGCTGCTGCAGCTGCAGCTCAATCGCGGCGACGGGCTGATGCTGATCGCCATTGCCGCCTATTCGCTCTACACGATCTTCCTGCGCTGGAAGCCGCCGGTCGACTGGCGTACGCTGATGGCATTTCCGGCCTTCGCCGCCATGCTGACCTCACTGCCGCTGCTTCTGTGGGAGATCGGCCGCGGCGCGGCGCAATGGCCGGATCAGGCTGGCTGGAGCATTACCCTTTATACGGCGATCTTCCCGTCGCTGCTGGCGCAGATCCTCTATATCAAGGGCGTCGAGGCAATCGGCGCCAACCGGGCAGGCCTTTTCATCAACCTGGTGCCGGTGTTCGGGACGCTGCTCTCCGTCGCTCTGATCGGCGAGCGGCTCCAGTCCTTCCACATGATCGCGCTGGCGCTGACCCTCGGCGGCATCGCCATTGCCGAAAGAGGCCGGCCGAAGGCTTCAGCGCCAACAGTACCCGCCTCCCCTGTGGATTAA
- a CDS encoding GNAT family N-acetyltransferase produces MNSEFAVRSMRPGELELVLEWARQEGWNPGLDDSLAFLDADPSGFFVGCIGEVPVGSISVVKYGDSFAFLGLYIVHPDFRGKGYGKAIWEAGIATAEGRTIGLDGVAAQQDKYRKAGFEPAYPTIRYGGVAIALPVSTLAAQPVLDTRLEGLQRYDSAIFPGPRDAFLAAWCTARKGRRSAVVRKSHKIRGYGTIRRCYEGYKIGPLFANEADSAAALLAELIPEAKGASIFIDIPVENHEAIALAESIGLQPVFETMRMYRGLAPATPLKHVFGVTTLELG; encoded by the coding sequence ATGAATTCGGAATTTGCCGTTCGTTCAATGCGGCCCGGCGAACTGGAGCTCGTGCTCGAATGGGCGCGTCAGGAGGGGTGGAACCCTGGGCTCGATGATTCGCTCGCATTCCTCGATGCCGATCCATCCGGATTTTTCGTCGGCTGCATCGGCGAGGTTCCCGTCGGCTCGATTTCGGTCGTCAAATATGGCGACAGTTTCGCCTTTCTCGGCCTCTACATCGTCCATCCCGATTTTCGTGGCAAGGGTTACGGCAAGGCGATCTGGGAAGCGGGCATCGCCACGGCGGAAGGCCGGACGATCGGCCTCGACGGCGTTGCTGCGCAGCAGGACAAATACCGCAAGGCCGGCTTCGAGCCCGCCTATCCCACCATCCGCTACGGCGGCGTCGCGATCGCGTTGCCGGTCTCGACGCTTGCCGCGCAGCCGGTGCTGGATACACGCCTCGAGGGCCTGCAACGCTATGATTCTGCGATCTTTCCCGGACCGCGGGATGCCTTCCTCGCCGCCTGGTGCACAGCGCGCAAGGGACGCCGCTCGGCGGTGGTGCGCAAGAGCCACAAGATCCGCGGTTACGGCACGATCCGCCGCTGCTATGAGGGCTATAAGATCGGCCCCCTCTTTGCCAATGAGGCCGACAGCGCCGCGGCGCTGCTTGCCGAGCTGATCCCCGAGGCGAAGGGTGCGTCGATTTTCATCGACATTCCCGTTGAAAACCACGAGGCGATCGCACTGGCCGAAAGCATCGGCCTTCAGCCGGTGTTTGAGACCATGCGCATGTATCGGGGGCTGGCGCCTGCCACCCCGCTGAAACATGTCTTCGGAGTGACGACGCTGGAACTCGGTTAA
- a CDS encoding bifunctional diguanylate cyclase/phosphodiesterase, with translation MQVSKAETALSENKATRSEQEFQDLLRRLELALDASRIGVWEHSIAKDGVLWDGQMHRLYETGETCRNVPSWFWSNAIHPEDRERAERDFDQAIAARGAYDSQFRIVLPSGEIRHLRSRAHFYVDAEGVPSFIGAEWDVTADVQLNAELERQKMVAEARALALEESNARIEHVADHDYLTGMPNRRLLDKRLAELPVDKSITTLAVLHLDLDQFKQINDSHGHAAGDAVLRAAALRITAAIPANGMVARVGGDEFVIVLVNFTDLAELKLITEDLQRRLRKKIRFGDEMLQSGASIGVSWSGDRRARNLLAESDLALYQAKKLGRNRVEFFTRQLQEDLRAERRLAEELKRGLERGEIVPYYQVQLDARTREIIGFEALARWKHPEKGVLAPGIFLKIADEHGLSAEIDAAILKKVLEDRLVWLLRGYTVPRVAVNISASRLADPALLGKLRKLDIPPGVIAFELIETIFLDDSDEKLLDHIGDIKQMGIDIEIDDFGSGHASLIGLVKLRPKRLKIDRQLVTEVVSSAEQRRVVGSIVEIAKALDVEVIAEGIETEAHAVVLAQLGCDGLQGYAFGYPAPAAEIDRLFSSMTSRIEKQKAAMGG, from the coding sequence ATGCAAGTTTCCAAGGCTGAGACCGCGTTGTCAGAAAACAAAGCCACACGATCCGAACAAGAGTTTCAGGATCTTCTGCGCCGGCTCGAACTCGCCCTTGATGCATCCCGGATCGGCGTCTGGGAACACAGCATCGCCAAGGACGGGGTCTTGTGGGATGGGCAGATGCATCGGCTTTACGAGACCGGCGAGACATGCCGGAATGTGCCGTCCTGGTTCTGGTCGAATGCGATCCATCCTGAAGATCGCGAGCGGGCCGAGCGCGATTTCGACCAGGCGATCGCGGCGCGCGGCGCTTATGATTCGCAGTTCCGGATCGTGCTGCCGAGCGGCGAAATCCGTCATCTGCGCTCACGTGCGCATTTCTACGTTGATGCGGAAGGGGTGCCCTCCTTCATCGGAGCCGAATGGGACGTCACTGCCGACGTGCAGCTCAATGCGGAACTCGAGCGGCAGAAGATGGTGGCGGAGGCAAGGGCGCTGGCGCTCGAGGAGAGCAATGCGCGCATCGAGCATGTCGCCGATCACGATTACCTCACCGGCATGCCGAACCGGCGTCTTCTCGACAAACGGCTCGCCGAATTGCCGGTCGACAAGAGCATCACGACGCTTGCCGTCCTGCATCTCGATCTCGATCAGTTCAAGCAGATCAACGACAGCCACGGCCATGCGGCGGGTGACGCGGTGCTGAGGGCGGCCGCCCTTCGTATCACCGCCGCCATTCCCGCGAATGGCATGGTCGCCCGCGTCGGCGGCGACGAATTCGTCATCGTGCTCGTCAATTTCACCGATCTGGCCGAATTGAAGCTGATCACGGAAGACCTCCAGCGCCGGCTAAGGAAGAAGATCCGCTTCGGCGACGAGATGCTGCAATCCGGCGCTTCGATCGGCGTTTCCTGGAGCGGCGATCGGCGGGCGCGCAACCTGCTTGCCGAATCCGATCTTGCCCTTTACCAGGCCAAGAAGCTCGGACGAAACCGCGTCGAATTCTTCACCCGGCAATTGCAGGAGGACCTGCGCGCCGAGCGCCGCCTCGCCGAGGAGCTGAAGCGCGGGCTGGAGCGCGGCGAGATCGTTCCCTATTATCAGGTGCAGCTCGACGCCCGCACACGGGAGATCATCGGCTTCGAAGCGCTGGCGCGCTGGAAACATCCCGAGAAGGGCGTGCTCGCCCCCGGCATATTCCTGAAGATCGCCGATGAGCACGGGCTCTCGGCTGAAATCGACGCGGCGATCCTGAAAAAGGTTCTCGAAGATCGGCTGGTTTGGCTGTTGCGCGGCTATACGGTTCCTCGCGTCGCCGTCAATATTTCTGCGTCGCGTCTTGCCGACCCGGCACTGCTCGGCAAACTCAGGAAACTCGACATTCCGCCCGGCGTGATCGCTTTCGAGCTGATCGAGACGATTTTCCTCGACGACAGCGACGAGAAGCTGCTCGACCATATAGGCGATATCAAACAGATGGGCATCGACATCGAGATCGACGATTTCGGATCGGGCCACGCGTCGCTCATCGGCCTCGTCAAGCTCAGGCCGAAGCGGCTGAAGATCGATCGCCAGCTCGTCACCGAGGTCGTCAGCTCGGCCGAGCAACGGCGCGTGGTGGGATCGATCGTGGAAATCGCCAAGGCGCTTGATGTCGAGGTGATCGCCGAGGGTATCGAGACGGAGGCGCATGCGGTCGTGCTGGCGCAGCTCGGCTGTGACGGCCTGCAGGGTTATGCGTTCGGTTATCCCGCACCGGCCGCCGAGATAGACCGGCTCTTTTCATCGATGACGAGCCGGATCGAAAAGCAGAAGGCCGCGATGGGCGGCTGA
- a CDS encoding IlvD/Edd family dehydratase, giving the protein MKRRLRSQDWFDNPDHIDMAALYLERFMNYGITPEELRSGKPIIGIAQSGSDLTPCNRVHVELAKRVRDGIRDAGGVPIEFPTHPIFENCKRPTAALDRNLAYLGLVEILYGYPLDGVVLTTGCDKTTPSAIMAASTVDIPAIVLSGGPMLDGWHEGELVGSGTVIWRMRRKYAAGEIDREEFLQAALDSAPSVGHCNTMGTASTMNALAEALGLSLTGCGAIPAAYRERGQMAYRTGRRAVEIVFEDLKPSDILTREAFLNAIRTNSAIGGSTNAQPHLAAMAKHAGVELHPDDWQVHGFDIPLLANVQPAGAYLGERYHRAGGTPAIMWELLQAGKLDGSCRTVTGRTMAENLEGREASDREVIRPFGEPLKERAGFLVLKGNLFDFAIMKMSVVSEDFRRRYLQEPGREGVFEGKAVVFDGSEDYHKRINDPALGIDENTILVIRGAGPIGWPGSAEVVNMQPPDHLLRKGILSLPTIGDGRQSGTADSPSILNASPESAAGGGLAWLRSGDIIRIDFNEGRCDMQVDDAEIERRKGDGIPPVPADATPWQRIYRRSVTQLSDGAVLEGAADFRQIAKTPPRHNH; this is encoded by the coding sequence ATGAAACGCCGCCTGCGTTCGCAGGACTGGTTCGACAATCCCGATCACATCGACATGGCGGCGCTCTATCTTGAGCGTTTCATGAATTACGGCATCACGCCGGAAGAGCTGCGCTCGGGCAAGCCGATCATCGGGATCGCCCAGAGCGGCAGCGACCTTACTCCCTGCAACAGGGTGCATGTCGAGCTTGCCAAGCGCGTGCGCGACGGTATTCGCGATGCGGGCGGCGTTCCGATCGAGTTTCCCACGCATCCGATCTTCGAGAACTGCAAGCGCCCGACGGCGGCCCTCGACCGCAATCTCGCCTATCTCGGCCTTGTCGAAATCCTCTACGGTTATCCGCTCGACGGCGTCGTGCTGACGACCGGCTGCGACAAGACCACGCCTTCGGCGATCATGGCGGCCTCGACGGTCGATATTCCGGCGATCGTGCTCTCCGGCGGGCCGATGCTCGACGGCTGGCATGAGGGTGAGCTAGTCGGTTCCGGCACGGTGATCTGGCGGATGCGCCGGAAATATGCCGCCGGCGAGATCGACCGGGAAGAATTCCTGCAGGCAGCGCTCGATTCCGCACCTTCGGTCGGCCACTGCAACACGATGGGCACCGCCTCGACGATGAACGCGCTCGCCGAAGCGTTGGGTCTTTCCTTGACCGGCTGCGGCGCCATTCCGGCCGCTTACCGCGAGCGCGGCCAGATGGCCTATCGCACCGGGCGGCGCGCCGTCGAGATCGTGTTCGAGGACCTGAAACCGTCGGATATCCTGACGCGGGAGGCGTTCCTCAATGCGATCCGCACCAATTCGGCGATCGGCGGCTCGACCAATGCGCAGCCGCATCTGGCTGCGATGGCCAAGCATGCCGGCGTCGAGCTCCATCCCGACGACTGGCAGGTCCACGGCTTCGATATCCCGCTGCTGGCCAATGTCCAGCCGGCCGGTGCTTATCTCGGCGAGCGCTATCATCGCGCCGGCGGCACGCCGGCGATCATGTGGGAACTGCTGCAGGCCGGAAAACTCGACGGCAGCTGTCGCACGGTGACGGGCCGGACAATGGCCGAGAACCTGGAAGGGCGCGAGGCCAGCGACCGCGAGGTCATCCGGCCGTTCGGCGAGCCACTGAAGGAGCGGGCGGGCTTTCTCGTTCTCAAGGGCAATCTCTTCGATTTCGCCATCATGAAGATGAGCGTCGTCTCGGAGGATTTCCGCCGGCGCTACCTTCAGGAGCCGGGGCGAGAGGGCGTCTTCGAGGGCAAGGCGGTGGTTTTCGACGGTTCGGAGGACTATCACAAGCGCATCAACGATCCTGCGCTCGGCATCGACGAGAACACCATCCTCGTCATCCGCGGCGCGGGGCCGATAGGCTGGCCGGGTTCGGCCGAGGTCGTCAACATGCAGCCGCCGGACCATCTTCTCCGGAAGGGCATCCTCAGCCTGCCGACGATCGGCGACGGACGCCAGTCGGGCACCGCCGACAGCCCCTCGATCCTCAACGCCTCGCCGGAAAGTGCCGCCGGCGGCGGCCTCGCATGGCTTCGCAGCGGCGACATCATCCGCATCGACTTCAATGAGGGGCGCTGCGACATGCAGGTCGACGACGCCGAGATCGAGCGGCGCAAAGGCGACGGCATTCCGCCGGTGCCGGCGGATGCGACACCCTGGCAGCGGATATACCGTCGTTCGGTCACGCAGCTCTCGGACGGCGCGGTGCTGGAAGGTGCGGCAGATTTCCGCCAGATCGCCAAAACTCCGCCGCGGCACAATCACTGA